The sequence TGTTCTCCAACGATGCCTCCTTGCTCAAACCCGTCGAGGCGTTGGGGGGAGCATCGGCATCCCTGGCGCCGGCCTACGTCGCCGTCGGCTGGCCGCAGACCATCGCCTCCACCGACGACCCCAAGACGAACTTCAGCGCCACCAGTCCCATCGATCTTCGGGCCTTCCTCACCATCGTCGGCACTCGCCCAGACACCCGTATTCGCGTGGAAACTCAGGCCGGCGTCATTGGCGGCGGTCCGATCCCGACCACTTCCGTGGGCGGTGTCATCGAGGCCACGTTGCAGCCTTTCGACGTGCTGAACCTGGAGACCGACGACTTCAACTCGGACTTCTCCGGCACGGTCCTTCACGCTGACGGACCGGTGGTGGTGTTCAGCGGCGGCGAAGCCAGCGACGCTCCGTTCTTCAGCGACTTGGCGGAGCGACGCTGCTGCGCCGATCACCTCGAGGAACAACTCGACCCCATTCGCACCGCGGGGCGGAACTTCGCCGCCACGGTCAGCGAAAACCGCACGCGCGCGGTGCAGTTGGCTGGGGCCAGCGTTGGCCTCGTGGATCAGCCCGAGTACTTTCGGGTGGTCGCGGTCACCCCCGCAGGCGCACGCGTCACTACCTCCCTCCCGGGTGACGACGCGGCCTTCGAGCTCTCGGGCCGGGGCTCCTTCGTCACTCTGGAGAGCAGCCGGGACTTCACGTTGCACTCGGACCAGGCCGTGATGCTTGCGCAGGTTTCTTCGAGCCAGGAATCCTCTGGGATTCCACGGGGACTACCTGGGGGCGACCCCAGCATGCTGATCGTACCGCCCCTGGAGCAGTTCCGCTTCTCCTACGTATTCCTCACGCCGGACAAGTACAGCTTCGACTTCATTCGCGTGCTGGCGCCACCCGATGCGACCATCCTGCTCGACGGCGCGAACCTGGCCGAGTCGACCGATTGTCGCGTGTCCGCCGCCGACGGCCTCACCAACGCGGAGCGAGGCGGTCCGCCCGCACTGCTCGTGTATCGCTGTCAGCTGTCCTTCCCGGTGATCGACCCCAACAAGGAAACGGACTTGCTGTCGCCGGGGCTGCAGAACGACGGCGTGCATCGCGTCGACTCGGATCGCAAGGTCGGTGTCTTGGTTGAAGGCTTCGATTCCTTCGTGAGCTACGCCTACGCCGCCGGCACCGAACTCCTCAGCATCGTCCCCGAGTAGCCACACCCCGGCATTCAGCGCGGGCGTACGAGCGGCCAGTGCGTCATCAGGGGAAGCGGAGCGCTGGGACCGCTTTGACGCACGGCACGCTCGCACTCCGCGACGCTCAGTCGGCGAGGGCCGAATAGGCTTGGTTCTGCCGCATCTGCGTCCATCAAATCGCCCGGGTGGTCGACGCCGTAGTCGTCGGGATGTCCTGGCATGTCGAGGAGAATGTGCCCCAGTTCGTGGGCGACGGTATGAGACCGGGCCCCAGCGACGATGGCGGCGCGGTCGATGATGATCACGTTCCGAATGCTGCCACCATCCGCATAGATGAAGCTCTCGCCAATGCGTCCGCTGCCGGCGAAGCTCGGCACGACCACCAGCTCGATGCTGGCCGGATCGTCGTCCGCCAGCGCGCGAATCAACGCGCGCTCTTCCACGGTTCCAGAGACTGCATCGAAGTCGGAGAAGTGCGAAAGGCCGTCGGAGAGATCCACTCGGCCAAGACAGACAGCGAGCGTCCGATCCGTGGAGAGCGCCTCGCCGCCGACTTCCGCGGGCTTGCCATCACGCCCCGTCACGCTCACATCCGCGGTGGGTAGCGCCGAACGCGGCGCCCGGGGATTGGGGATCACCCTCGCCGTCAGCCCCGCTGCAGCCACGGCGCGCGCGAGAGCTGCCGCTGCCTCGAGCGGTGTGGTGCCCGCCTCGACTTCGACGGCAATCGGTTTGCCCTCCACATCGATGCGCAAGCTTCCCCCACTCGCTGGCAGGCCCTGACCACAACCGACGGCGACCAGGGACGTCCGCGGCGGATCCACGACGCGGATGTCGAAGTCGCGCTCGGCACCCAAGCTCACGCCACACTGGCCCCAGATCCCGGATGCGCGGCCCAACTCTGCGCTCATCAATGCGCGCGCACCTGCTTCGGTGCCCCCAAGGGGCGGCGTACCTCCGGCAGCCTCGCGCACCAAGTGCGCTCGCACGCGCACGCGATAGCGGTCGAGAACGCCCGAACTCGTGCGTGGACCTCCGATCCTCACGGAAGCAATCGCGCCTTCAACAAGACTGACGCGCAAGCGCCCGCCCACTTCCCCACGCAGCGAGCGGCGCGCCAGTGCGGGGTGACTGCGATCGATCTCGTCGGCGGTCAGACGCAGCCACGGGCTTGCCACGCACGCCTCGCCTTCCCCGGCAGCCTCGGGGCATGGCAGCGATCCCAGCGCGACCTCGCCCAGATGGTCCAAGGGCTTGCCGACCTGGTCGACGCTCTCCACCTTCACGCGCGTCGGCAGGTCTTCCCGTGCGCCCATCAACACGACGCGTACGGCGTCAGGATCCGAACCGCTGCCGAGGGGAGCGGGCAGCGTACGACTCAGGGCGGCATGCTGGGTCGCGGGGTCGATGCGGCCGCGCGGCGCCAGGAACGAAGCGCTCAGCACACTGACGCGCCGCTTCGCGCCCGCCAGCAGGAGCTCACCCACTCCCCGCGCGATCCCCTGCAAGCGCGCGCTGCGAGCGCGCGTCACTCCCGACGCTGCGCGACCCTCCACCACGAGGCGTGCCGCTATCCCCGAGAGGGTCACGGGTTTCGCGGCGGGGTTTTCCACGAGCCACAGATCCCGAAGCGCCTCATCACGAAGTCGCGCGGCGCTTGCGTCGCGCAGTCCGTCGTCGTCGGAGTCGTCGTCGTCGACGAAGATCACGATCCGCTCGGAATCACTCGAAGCATCGCCCCGCGCCACCGTCGGCGACGCGAAGGCAATCAGCAGCGCGAGGCCTCCTGCGACCTCACGCATCGCCTTCACTCCGGCCACCCCAACTGCACGCGCCGAAAACGCGGCTCCGTGAGCACGGGTGCTCCATCGGCCCGGGCCACGAGGGCGGCCCAGGCGGACGTGCTCAAGTGCTTGCTCCCACCAGCACCGGCAGCCAGTTCCCGCGCTCGCTCGTGACGGCCGAGGTCGTACAGGGCGGCGGTCGCGAGCCCGCGCAGGGGTTCACGCCGCGGGCTCTCTGCCACACGCTCCAGAGCAGACGCGAGATCGCCGCGTTCGTGATCCCGCGCCAAGTACAGTGCCGCGCGCACGGCTGCTTCGCTGCTGAGTGCCGACCCCTTCGCCACCCCCTCCAACATGTTCTTGGCGCTAGTGGCTCGCGACGCCGCCAAGCGATAGAGGAACGTGAGGTCCTTGTCGGAGCTGGGTCGATCCGAAAGGCGCGCGACCAACTCCACGGTCGGTCGCACTTCGGGCGGCGCTTCGGACCCATCGCTCAGAGCCCACGCGACCATGGCCCATGCTGCGCGTGCACTACCAGGGCCGTCTTCGGCGCGCTCACGCGCTTCGGCCAAGGGCTGCGGATCGCCAGCGCGGGTCGCTAGGACACCGAGCACCAACCATCGCCCCAAGTGGCGCTCGGAATCGCGCAGCACGGAGAGCGCTGGCGCGATCCCTGGGGGTAGCGGCTCCGCCCAGAGCAGGGGTACGAGTACTTCGGCGCACAGGTCGAGCCGATGACTCTCTTTGATCTTGGGCGCGACGGACGCGATGTGTTCACCCGTCGACTCCCCTCGCGCCACGCGTGCGACTTCTGCCGCGAACACCAGATGCGGGTGTCGATTGAGCACCGCGCGAGCGAGCGGCTCGGCCAGCCCCGGGTGCCGGCACAGGCACGCCGCGCTGAGAGTCGCCAACCCGCCGGACTCGTCGGCAAGCAGAGCGTCGCGGAACGCGGGCACGACGCCGGGTGCATCCACCTCCGCCAACCCGCGCGCCAGCGCCGCGTAGAGGGGACGCGCGAAAGACCCGCGGCGTACAAGGATCGCCAGGGACTCCGCGGCAGCGTCGACCAGCGACGCGGAATGGGGAAGCAACGAGCGAACCACGCCGCCCAGCCGCCCCTCTTGGGCTGGCTTGCGACGCAAAGCGGCTTTGAGATCCGCGGACAGGCGTGCAGCCTGCGCGCCCTCCAACTCCTCCCCCCAAGCCGCCCTCGTTGCCATATGGCTGTCCCCCGACGGTAGCACCGATTTGCGCGGGTCTCCCCACGTTTCTCCAGGGATTTTTTCAGACCTCAGCCGTAAGCTGCCAAGATACCGGCGCGTTTGATGAGTTGACCGGGCCTGCCCGTCCAAGTACTACACACACGTTTTCAGCCTCCAAGCCAAGGAATCGAGGAGTCACCCCATGCGCAAAGCGCTCTTGTCTTCAATCGTCGCCGTGCTCGCCACGGCCCTAGTGGCCACTGCCTGCAAGAAAAAGGAAGAGGAGCCCCCGCCCGAGAGCGGATACCAGCCCTACGGCCAGCAGCCGCCCTACGGTCAACAGCCGACCTATGGTCAGCAGCCGACCTATGGTCAGCAGCCCACCTACGGCACGCAGCCGACCGCGACGCCGGGCGCCGAGCAGATGTCGACCCCCGCGGCAATGGCGTTCCCTTGCCAGACCGACGCACA is a genomic window of Polyangiaceae bacterium containing:
- a CDS encoding IgGFc-binding protein produces the protein MTSSTRIGELVNAPLRRIALRRGVTTSVVMLGSSLAASSCFDRADRWVEPETLPLPECTVGDQRCGALGIESCLVADGVARFKLTENCNSQGLVCAPGLLACKRCTPGANVCDGNSTATCDASGDSWTVNGACDAEKKEACRQGGCVNLCDEARSLRSNVGCEYWAVDLDNANVGLSLNAAAQQFAVVVSNPQPDVSVKVRIEQDDSAPGEAAQVIDVASATIPPLSLRVFKLGPREVDGSPPGEFDTGSHTALTRAAYRVTSDFPVVAYQFNPLENVNVFSNDASLLKPVEALGGASASLAPAYVAVGWPQTIASTDDPKTNFSATSPIDLRAFLTIVGTRPDTRIRVETQAGVIGGGPIPTTSVGGVIEATLQPFDVLNLETDDFNSDFSGTVLHADGPVVVFSGGEASDAPFFSDLAERRCCADHLEEQLDPIRTAGRNFAATVSENRTRAVQLAGASVGLVDQPEYFRVVAVTPAGARVTTSLPGDDAAFELSGRGSFVTLESSRDFTLHSDQAVMLAQVSSSQESSGIPRGLPGGDPSMLIVPPLEQFRFSYVFLTPDKYSFDFIRVLAPPDATILLDGANLAESTDCRVSAADGLTNAERGGPPALLVYRCQLSFPVIDPNKETDLLSPGLQNDGVHRVDSDRKVGVLVEGFDSFVSYAYAAGTELLSIVPE